One Solirubrobacter pauli DNA window includes the following coding sequences:
- a CDS encoding chemotaxis protein CheC gives MSEQVHVLVVRVGGLEWALPMTAVEQTFNLGAYTVRRAGGGDIVNFRGRVIELLDLGERLQIEHEPPVAAVVVWAAGSRRALAVEGLVGQLLLDRIELPALASSDLVSGVVLHEDQVVPILEPGAIVGAWSVGEAGGLGFTEMQQSALREIANIGSGHAATALSQLLGRQVDMGYSEALLTGLAEAIDRIGAPMSRSALVDTPIQEDGGTVLLVFPDDTGEQLCELLGTTLAEELGRTALQEVGNILATSYLNAIHEMTGMQLEPEPPTVNVDLLGRMLSESAASGGNPTDPTILMRSQFTVQASTAKFSFLFVPRIGSVETLLDGLGVGTHVTTP, from the coding sequence GTGTCTGAACAGGTTCATGTCCTCGTCGTACGCGTCGGGGGCCTCGAATGGGCGCTGCCGATGACGGCTGTCGAGCAGACCTTCAACTTGGGCGCGTACACGGTTCGCCGGGCCGGCGGCGGCGACATCGTGAACTTCCGCGGGCGGGTGATCGAGTTGCTCGACCTCGGCGAGCGCCTGCAGATCGAGCATGAGCCGCCGGTGGCGGCGGTGGTCGTGTGGGCGGCGGGCAGCCGGCGCGCGTTGGCCGTCGAAGGGCTGGTCGGCCAGTTGCTGCTCGACCGGATCGAGCTGCCCGCGCTGGCGAGCAGCGATCTCGTCAGCGGGGTCGTGCTGCACGAGGACCAAGTCGTCCCGATCCTCGAGCCCGGCGCGATCGTGGGCGCCTGGAGCGTCGGCGAGGCCGGCGGCCTCGGGTTCACGGAGATGCAGCAGAGCGCGCTGCGCGAGATCGCGAACATCGGCTCTGGGCACGCTGCCACTGCGCTCTCGCAGTTGCTCGGCCGTCAGGTCGACATGGGCTACTCGGAGGCGCTGCTGACCGGTCTCGCCGAGGCGATCGACCGCATCGGCGCACCGATGAGCCGCTCAGCGCTCGTCGACACGCCGATCCAGGAGGACGGCGGCACGGTCTTGCTCGTGTTCCCCGACGACACCGGTGAGCAACTCTGCGAGCTGCTGGGCACGACCCTCGCCGAGGAGCTGGGCCGGACCGCGCTGCAGGAGGTCGGGAACATCCTCGCCACCTCCTACCTGAACGCGATCCACGAGATGACGGGGATGCAACTCGAACCGGAGCCGCCCACGGTCAACGTCGACCTGCTCGGCCGGATGCTCTCAGAGAGCGCCGCGAGCGGCGGGAATCCGACCGATCCCACCATCCTCATGCGCTCCCAGTTCACGGTCCAGGCCTCGACGGCCAAGTTCTCGTTCCTGTTCGTGCCGCGGATCGGTTCCGTCGAGACGCTCCTCGACGGCCTCGGTGTCGGTACGCACGTCACCACCCCCTGA